From Zea mays cultivar B73 chromosome 3, Zm-B73-REFERENCE-NAM-5.0, whole genome shotgun sequence:
ctcctCCTTCCTCCGATCCTCTAACCCTAGATCCATGGCCCCACCGTCGCTGCCGCACCTTGAATCGCCTCGATGCTCAAccccgcattaggtgtgattgcaactgctgtataattctacccaaatatctgttaaaaaatgtaaacaaaatgattgcaactgctggtgtgttgtaattgcaactgctggtgtggcgtggatgcaactgctgagttactctgatgtgattgcaagtactgaataactctgggaaattttgttaaaaaaatatgattgcaactgttggtctggtgtaattgcaactgctggtctggtgtgattgcaacttctatataactatgtccaaaatctgttaaacaaataatgattgcaactgctgtctggtgtaattgcaactactggtctggtgtgattgcaacttctatgtaACTatatccaaaaatctgttaaacaaacaatgattgcaactactgtctggtgtaattgcaactgctgatctggtgtgattgcaacttctatataactatgtccaaaaatctgttaaacaaataatgattgcaactgctgtctggtgtaattgcaactgctggtctggtgtgattgcaacctctatataactatgtccaaaaatctgttaaaacaaacaatgattgcaactgttgtctggtaattgcaactgctggtctagtgtgattgcaacttctatataactatgtccaaaaatttgttaaacaaaacaatgattgcaactgttgtctggtataattgcaactgctgatctggtgtgattgcaacttattTGAAGAGGTTGAGCCGTTCGCGGAGGAGCCGTTCACGGAGAAAGAGGGGCGGAGGCGAGGAAGTAAAAAAGTTCTGTCAGaagcgtgcgggagggacgaagacgGCCTGGGTGGGGCGGTTAGCTCGGACCTGGCGCGTAattcggcctgggtgcattctctatattgaatgcacccaggtgtaatatataaaaacagtgtatatatatatatatatatatatatatatatatatatatatatatatatatatatatatatatatatatatatatatatatatatatatatatatatatatatatatatatatatatatatatatatatatatatatatatatatatatatatatatatatatatatatatatatatatatatatatatatatatacacacacacacacacacacaaagctGAGACAAAAACAACACCTAGGCACCTAGGTGACTGACCTATGGAACATACAGGAATACATTCGACATCATGTTAGATTATGCTTAAGCAACTCCTCAGCAAATAGAGAACCTTCAACACACTCTGCAAGGTGCTACGGAATCGGAAAGAACCACCCTACATGCTACTACTCTCTGGGATCAAACCGTGTAACGGTTCTTCAGTCCCTTGTCCATCTTCTTTGCATCGTCCTGCAGCCAAAGAGGGCCAAGTGAGAGTAGGCACGCCTTATGAGAGGAGGGGTGGCTTAAGCAATGAGCACTGGTACTCACATGAACAATGAATCCAATGGAGTCCTTGTAATCCAGAAATTCCTTCCACTGCTTCCCGATGCTTATCTGAAAGGAAGGGGGGACATGTTCAGAACCTTATGTCAAGCATGTCAGGAGGATGCTGGCATCCAAATGAACTTACataagcccccccccccccccccccccccccccccccccccccccaaaaaaaataCTGTAAAGCATGGTATCAAAAAAACAATTCTCAACATAGCACCATGGAAATGGCCAACTACCAGCCGGATCCCCAACCAACACCCCCCTTCTGTTTTCCTCGTTATTCTTTCGTATATCAGGGTTACATCGATAACACAGCACGCTTATATGGAATAATAACTCAAACCTGACAATTTGCATGTATGATAATATTGGAATTGTATCAGGGAAAAAGTATATTATTTGTAAACATGGAAAATATATAGGTTGTTGTACAAGTATTCATCGTGAAACCGAAAACTATCATAAAAGTGTGATGATTGCATAGGAGAAAGGAAACAAGCTGTTTTTAAAAGCAACTTAGAAAGAGATGCGACTGCAGGCTGCAGCACCCATACGACCGTACCTGAGCAGCTTCATTAGCAGCATTTTTTGTCCAGATAGCTATTCTTTCCTGCTTGCTACGCACGCTGACTACTGCTCCACAAATTTCATCACCATAGTCGAATTGTTCGCCGATCATAGCCAACAGCTACAAGAAACAGTGTGTAAGGGTGGAGGACTGGAGGCTATAATAAGGACAGATGTCAAGAACAAAACTCCCTTTTCTGATAAAATAAAACTGCTTACGGTGTGCAGCCACAGCGTGTCAGATTTTCCTCTTCCACAGCTGATGGTCCATTTACCGCCATTAGCACAAATAGGGTCTTCCCATTTTGGCTCAATCTTGTTCTTGAAGCAATGGAAGTCAGCTCCACCGATCAACTTGCTAGGGTGATGGATATTATTGTAGAGGCTGCGAAATCACAGATCCATTAGATGGAATATATTTATAGACGAAAGCCAAAGTTGGACGGGGACACAAAAGGACCAAACCAAAGATAGATCAGCACATGTCTGACACGGGATTAGACCAAGAGCACTTATCACAAGGAAGAGAGGAAGGGTTATTAAATATCAGACCTTCCAACTTTCGATCACGCACCACAACCGTTAAGAAACTCGACAGGAAGTCAAGCAAGAGAGCCAATAACCTATGAAGCTCAGTTCATCAGATCAAATCGAATCTCGGGTTCTGAATATAAAAAAATATACATTACAGATTTTGCGTCATGACAGAGATTGAATTTTCTCATATAAACTAGATCCATGAGGCGGGTGTCACTTTGACTTAATACCAACTGTAGCTGTAGACAGGGGCGAATCTAGGGCTAGGGTTGAAGCCCCAGTCGCAGCCCAATAGCACCTATACTATACCATCATTTTAGCCCACAAAGTCCAACTAAAATAGGTCACAACCTCCTTCCTGGCCGCGCCATTCAGCACCTGCGTCCGGCCTCCGTCCACGCCGCTAGTACCAGCGCGGCAGCGCGGGCATCCACAGCAGCTAGCAGTGTGGATGGCCGACACACCTAAAGCAGCTACAGCAGCTAGCAGCGCACAGGTGCTCAGCGACCAATGCAAGGCACAAGCTGCAGGCAGGCTGCTGCAGCACGCCAAGCCTGCAGCACACCGCTGGCTGCCCCTAAGACGTCCGCCGCATACGCTGGCGTCTCCGTCAAGTGTGCCTTATAGCCCCTCTTTTGATCCATTCCTGGATCCACCACTGACTGTAGACTTGTCAAGGCGTGTGTTTGAGTATGAACAAGGACTAGCAGGTAGGTCTGGAGATGTTTGAGAATGGAAACATACCATGCTTACCCAATAAAGATTTCATACAGTATGTGCATGAATCAAACCGAAAGAGGTGTAAGATTGATCGACAGCTGCTTCTAAAAAGGCAAATGAGAAGGCTAATATCTATGATATAGCAGGGGCAAAAACATGTAAAAAGTGCAGAGACAGCTCGCAACATCAGAACAACAGGTTTGCGTGGTTTCGGGGATAAATCTCTAAATGGCTAGAATAACTAGGTGAGCAAAAAACATGTGAAAATGAATATCTGCTTCGGATAGGCGCCTTGCAAATGAAGCTAAGACAGTAACTATGCTCTCAGAATTGATCTTTCCCGCTGTATAAACAAGTGTTAGAAGCTGAATGAGAGTGCTATGGATTAGGCATAGTCAGAAACTAATGCGTTAATTAATCTAGAGATCCAAGATCCGTAAACCATGGCAGATTTGGCTCGTATATTGTGAATCTGGACTTGTACCAGTAGTTGTGAGAGTGTGAGAGGAGGGAAAGGAGGTTAAGAGGTGTGCATGTGTCAGAGAGAGATAGTCGGACGCACCCCCAGAAGTCCTCTACGGTGGAGAAGGTGTGGATGGGTCGGATGGAGCTCCCCCAGGCGGCCATCTTGTTCTTGCCGTGCGGGTTGTCGAACCAGAAGGTCCACGAGTGCTCGAGCGGGTGCGCGGCGGGGAGGGCGGGCGAGGGGGCGTCGGCGGCGATCTCGCCCTCCTCCCGGTCGTCGTCCTCGGTAGCGTGCGCAGGACGGCCGCGGGAGCCCGCGGAGGCCGGCCTCGTGTCAATCTCGTCGGCCATGGCAGCGGCGGCGGATGGGGATGGGTGCGGCGAGTCGTGTCCAAGGAGGTTTGGCCGTTTGGGGCTCGGGGCTGGCTGTCTGGtttttattttttcctttttcttttttttaacgGCTGACAGTCTGCGGGTCTGCGGTCTTTTTTTAAGCTAAACATGGTTCCATTGATCACTTGTATTATACACAGTTGTTGTTCTTCCAACTTCTGTGACTACTACGATTTTGTGGTCGTCGAAATAGTGGCGCAGTTTTCGAGTACTGAGGAGCACCACGTACAACAACTTCTAGACCTGTGGGTATCTGATCTTGAGGGCCCGATGACTTCACTGATGAAAGATATTGGATGTTGAACCGGAGGTGCGTGTCCTTCCTCCTTCCGCT
This genomic window contains:
- the LOC100283214 gene encoding eukaryotic translation initiation factor 4E-1, translated to MADEIDTRPASAGSRGRPAHATEDDDREEGEIAADAPSPALPAAHPLEHSWTFWFDNPHGKNKMAAWGSSIRPIHTFSTVEDFWGLYNNIHHPSKLIGGADFHCFKNKIEPKWEDPICANGGKWTISCGRGKSDTLWLHTLLAMIGEQFDYGDEICGAVVSVRSKQERIAIWTKNAANEAAQISIGKQWKEFLDYKDSIGFIVHDDAKKMDKGLKNRYTV